The proteins below come from a single Sphingomonas carotinifaciens genomic window:
- a CDS encoding Nramp family divalent metal transporter yields MTAAAPVRRSLAESHRSVAIPEGASFWRRLFAFAGPGYLVAVGYMDPGNWATGIAGGSAYGYALLSVILLSNLMAMVLQALSARLGIAAGLDLAQACRAQYSSATSRVLWLLCEIAIIACDLAEVLGTAIALKLLFGLPLTWGVLITALDVFVILALQRFGFRKLEAFIVTLLLVIAGCFLFELFASHPDPAAVAAGLVPTSRIVTDPAMLYLAIGILGATVMPHNLYLHSSVVQTRAFGEDDKGKREAVRLATIDSTVALGFAFFINAAILIVSAATFHIAGRTDIAEIDEAYRLLAPMLGVGAASIVFAVALLASGQNSTVTGTLAGQIVMEGFLDLRIPGWARRLITRALAIIPAVLVVGAMGDAGATRLLVLSQVILSLQLPFAVVPLVKFTGDRALMGRFASPVWLRILAWTIASVIIVLNIMLLWGAVFG; encoded by the coding sequence ATGACCGCCGCTGCACCCGTCCGCCGTTCGCTCGCCGAAAGCCATCGCAGCGTCGCCATCCCCGAAGGCGCCTCCTTCTGGCGGCGCCTGTTCGCCTTTGCCGGTCCCGGTTATCTGGTCGCGGTCGGCTATATGGACCCGGGCAACTGGGCGACCGGCATCGCCGGCGGCTCGGCCTATGGCTATGCGCTACTCTCGGTCATCCTGCTGTCCAACCTCATGGCGATGGTGTTGCAGGCCTTGTCGGCGCGGCTCGGCATCGCCGCCGGGCTCGATCTCGCCCAGGCGTGCCGGGCGCAATATTCCAGCGCCACCTCGCGCGTCCTGTGGCTGTTGTGCGAGATCGCGATCATCGCCTGCGATCTGGCCGAGGTGCTGGGCACCGCCATCGCGCTCAAGCTGCTGTTCGGCCTGCCGCTCACCTGGGGCGTGCTCATCACCGCGCTCGACGTGTTCGTCATCCTGGCGCTGCAACGCTTCGGCTTCCGCAAGCTGGAAGCGTTCATCGTCACCCTGTTGCTGGTGATCGCCGGCTGCTTCCTGTTCGAACTCTTCGCGTCGCACCCCGATCCGGCCGCGGTCGCCGCCGGCCTCGTGCCCACCAGCCGCATCGTCACCGATCCCGCGATGCTCTATCTCGCCATCGGCATCCTCGGCGCCACCGTAATGCCGCACAACCTGTACCTCCACTCCTCGGTCGTGCAGACGCGCGCATTCGGCGAGGACGACAAGGGCAAGCGCGAGGCGGTGCGCCTCGCCACCATCGACAGCACCGTGGCGCTGGGTTTCGCCTTTTTCATCAACGCCGCCATCCTGATCGTGTCGGCCGCGACCTTCCACATCGCCGGCCGCACCGACATCGCCGAGATCGACGAAGCCTATCGCCTGCTCGCCCCGATGCTGGGCGTGGGCGCGGCCAGCATCGTCTTTGCGGTGGCACTGCTCGCCTCGGGGCAGAATTCCACGGTCACCGGCACGCTGGCCGGGCAGATCGTGATGGAGGGGTTCCTCGACCTGCGCATCCCCGGCTGGGCGCGCCGCCTGATCACCCGCGCGCTGGCCATCATCCCTGCGGTCCTGGTGGTGGGGGCGATGGGCGACGCCGGCGCGACCCGCCTGCTCGTCCTCAGCCAGGTGATCCTCAGCCTGCAACTGCCTTTCGCCGTCGTGCCGCTGGTCAAGTTCACCGGCGACCGCGCGCTCATGGGCCGCTTCGCCAGCCCGGTCTGGCTCCGCATCCTCGCCTGGACGATCGCCAGCGTCATCATCGTGCTCAACATCATGCTGCTCTGGGGTGCCGTCTTCGGCTGA
- the rlmB gene encoding 23S rRNA (guanosine(2251)-2'-O)-methyltransferase RlmB, with product MARQTGRRGHRPSTGIANRPRFWGRHAVTAALANPARTVRKIWGTHEALRQLDAEIDPSIPVTFADAADLGRLVPGDAPHQGLVIDVDPLEDIWLGDLLQQGEGDQRPLIILDQVTDPHNVGAILRSAAAFDALGIVTQDRHSPPESGTVARAASGALETVPWVRVVNLARALEEIAEAGFWRIGLTGHAEQTLAQTMGTQRIAIVLGAEGEGMRANTETHCDELAKLPISDRVESLNVSNAAAIALYAVAAR from the coding sequence ATGGCACGACAGACCGGACGCCGGGGGCACCGCCCCAGCACGGGTATCGCGAACCGCCCCCGCTTCTGGGGGCGCCACGCGGTCACCGCCGCGCTTGCCAACCCGGCGCGCACCGTGCGCAAGATCTGGGGCACGCACGAGGCGCTGCGCCAGCTGGATGCCGAGATCGATCCGAGCATCCCGGTGACCTTCGCCGACGCCGCCGATCTCGGCCGCCTCGTGCCCGGCGATGCGCCGCACCAGGGGCTGGTGATCGACGTCGATCCGCTGGAGGACATCTGGCTGGGCGACCTCTTGCAACAGGGTGAGGGCGACCAGCGCCCGCTCATCATCCTCGACCAGGTGACCGACCCGCACAATGTCGGCGCGATCCTGCGCTCGGCCGCGGCGTTCGACGCGCTCGGCATCGTCACGCAGGACCGCCACTCGCCCCCCGAATCGGGCACGGTGGCGCGCGCCGCCTCGGGCGCCCTGGAAACGGTGCCCTGGGTGCGCGTCGTGAACCTCGCGCGCGCGCTGGAAGAGATAGCGGAGGCCGGCTTCTGGCGCATCGGCCTGACCGGCCATGCCGAGCAGACGCTCGCCCAGACCATGGGCACGCAGCGCATCGCGATCGTGCTCGGCGCCGAGGGCGAAGGCATGCGCGCCAATACCGAGACGCACTGCGACGAACTCGCCAAGCTGCCGATCAGCGACCGGGTCGAAAGCCTGAACGTCTCCAACGCCGCCGCCATCGCGCTCTACGCCGTAGCGGCGCGGTGA
- a CDS encoding glycogen/starch/alpha-glucan phosphorylase, producing MTASITTLHVDDPQPLADAILDTLVHRIGKDAQAARTHDWLAATILTVRNEIIERWMASTKAAHAAGAKRVYYLSLEFLIGRLLRDALSNLGVMEQVSAALRSLGVDLAEIEEIEPDAALGNGGLGRLAACFMESLASLDVPAYGYGIRYVNGMFRQRIDDGWQVELPETWLAHGNPWEFERRESAYFVGFGGEVTGTDDGAVHWKPQEAVEAVAVDTPVVGWRGRRVNTLRLWTARAFDPIRLDRFNAGDYQGALAGQLAAETLVRVLYPSDSSPAGQELRLRQEYFFSSASIQDIVRRHIQYFGNIRTLADKAAIQLNDTHPAVSVAELMRLLIDHHDLDFDEAWEITRATFGYTNHTLLPEALESWPLPLFERLLPRHMQLVYAINARLLREARKVEGVDDRAIAAISLIDEGGERRVRMANLAFAGSHSVNGVAALHTELMKQTVFADLHHLFPDRINNKTNGITPRRWLQQCNPGLTALIREAIGPKFLDDAEALIDLEKFGQDASFRERFAKVKRLNKVALSQHLKTDMGLAIDPDALFDVQIKRIHEYKRQLLNIIETVALYDQIRSHPERDWVPRVKLFAGKAASSYHNAKLVIKLANDVARRINADPSVGHLLKVGFVPNYNVSLAEKIIPAADLSEQISTAGMEASGTGNMKFALNGALTIGTLDGANVEIRDHVGDDHIVIFGLTADEVAAKRRDGYDPRSVIEASPELRQAVSAIASGVFSPDDPNRYAGLMGGLYDGDWFMVAADFDAYHAAQRSVDRRWEDRDGWVRSAIHNVAKVGWFSSDRTIRQYASDIWKVM from the coding sequence GTGACAGCATCCATCACCACCCTCCATGTCGACGATCCCCAGCCGCTCGCCGACGCGATTCTTGACACCCTGGTCCACCGCATCGGCAAGGACGCGCAGGCCGCCCGGACGCATGACTGGCTGGCCGCGACGATCCTTACCGTCCGCAACGAGATCATCGAGCGGTGGATGGCCTCCACCAAGGCGGCGCATGCCGCCGGTGCCAAGCGCGTCTATTATCTCAGCCTCGAATTCCTGATCGGCCGCCTGCTGCGCGATGCGCTGTCCAACCTCGGCGTCATGGAACAGGTATCCGCCGCGCTCCGCTCGCTCGGCGTCGACCTTGCCGAGATCGAGGAGATCGAGCCCGATGCCGCGCTCGGCAATGGCGGCCTCGGCCGGCTCGCCGCCTGCTTCATGGAAAGCCTCGCCAGCCTCGACGTGCCGGCCTACGGCTATGGCATCCGTTATGTGAACGGCATGTTCCGCCAGCGCATCGACGATGGCTGGCAGGTCGAGCTGCCCGAAACCTGGCTCGCCCACGGCAACCCCTGGGAGTTCGAGCGCCGCGAGAGCGCCTATTTCGTCGGCTTCGGCGGCGAGGTCACCGGTACCGACGATGGCGCCGTCCATTGGAAGCCGCAGGAAGCGGTGGAGGCGGTTGCGGTCGACACCCCCGTGGTCGGCTGGCGCGGCAGGCGGGTCAACACGCTGCGCCTGTGGACCGCGCGCGCCTTTGATCCCATCCGCCTCGACCGCTTCAACGCCGGCGATTACCAGGGCGCGCTTGCCGGCCAGCTTGCCGCCGAAACGCTGGTCCGCGTCCTCTATCCCTCCGACAGTTCGCCCGCCGGTCAGGAATTGCGGCTGCGGCAGGAATATTTCTTCTCCTCCGCCTCGATCCAGGACATCGTCCGCCGCCACATCCAGTATTTCGGCAACATCCGCACGCTCGCCGACAAGGCCGCGATCCAGCTCAACGACACCCACCCGGCGGTCTCCGTCGCCGAGTTGATGCGGCTCCTGATCGACCATCACGACCTCGACTTCGACGAAGCGTGGGAGATCACCCGCGCCACCTTCGGCTATACCAATCACACGCTGCTGCCCGAGGCGCTGGAAAGCTGGCCGCTGCCGCTGTTCGAACGGCTGCTGCCGCGTCACATGCAGCTCGTCTATGCGATCAACGCCCGCCTGCTGCGCGAGGCGCGCAAGGTCGAGGGTGTGGACGACCGCGCCATCGCCGCGATCAGCCTGATCGACGAAGGTGGCGAGCGGCGCGTGCGCATGGCCAACCTCGCCTTTGCCGGCAGCCACAGCGTCAACGGCGTCGCCGCGCTCCATACCGAACTGATGAAACAGACGGTGTTCGCCGACCTGCACCACCTGTTCCCGGACCGGATCAACAACAAGACCAACGGCATCACCCCGCGCCGCTGGCTCCAGCAATGCAACCCCGGCCTGACCGCCCTGATCCGCGAGGCGATCGGCCCCAAATTCCTCGACGACGCCGAGGCTTTGATCGATCTGGAAAAATTTGGGCAAGACGCTTCGTTTCGGGAGCGTTTCGCCAAGGTGAAGCGTTTGAATAAGGTGGCACTGTCTCAACACCTCAAGACCGACATGGGCCTCGCGATCGATCCGGACGCGCTGTTCGACGTCCAGATCAAGCGGATTCACGAATATAAGCGCCAGTTGCTCAACATCATCGAGACGGTGGCGCTCTACGACCAGATCCGCAGCCATCCCGAGCGCGACTGGGTGCCGCGGGTGAAGCTGTTCGCGGGCAAGGCGGCCTCCAGCTACCACAATGCCAAACTGGTCATTAAGCTGGCCAATGACGTGGCGCGCCGGATCAATGCCGATCCGTCGGTCGGCCATCTGCTCAAGGTCGGCTTCGTGCCGAACTACAATGTCTCCCTCGCCGAGAAGATCATCCCCGCCGCCGACCTGTCCGAACAGATATCGACCGCGGGCATGGAGGCGTCGGGCACCGGCAACATGAAGTTCGCGCTGAACGGTGCGCTCACCATCGGCACGCTCGACGGCGCCAATGTCGAGATCCGGGATCATGTCGGCGACGACCATATCGTCATCTTCGGCCTGACCGCGGACGAGGTCGCCGCCAAGCGCCGCGACGGCTATGATCCGCGCAGCGTGATCGAGGCGAGCCCGGAATTGCGCCAGGCCGTCTCCGCCATCGCCTCCGGCGTTTTCTCGCCCGACGATCCGAACCGTTATGCCGGGCTGATGGGCGGCCTCTATGACGGGGACTGGTTCATGGTCGCCGCCGATTTCGACGCCTATCACGCCGCGCAGCGCAGCGTGGACCGGCGTTGGGAGGACCGGGACGGCTGGGTGCGCTCGGCGATCCACAATGTCGCAAAGGTCGGCTGGTTCTCCTCGGACCGCACGATCCGTCAATATGCCTCGGACATCTGGAAGGTGATGTGA
- the glgA gene encoding glycogen synthase GlgA: protein MTTTVLSVASEAYPLVKTGGLADVVGALPAALAAHGVQVTTLIPGFPAVARAIDGAEAVHHWPDLLGAQAWLRRGEVDGHPLLVLDAPEFFMREGPLYTDIGGKDWPDNWRRFAALGRAAADLASGAVPGFRFDILHAHDWQAAMGPAYLRLAPTGTDIARSVMTVHNIAFQGAFDASIFFELGLPHGSFSLDGVEYYGQVGFLKGGLESADAITTVSPTYAQEIHGPDFGMGLDGLIRSRVGRVHGIVNGIDPAVWNPANDAALAQRFTADTLDTRIANKRAVEAAFDLEPGEGPIFTVVSRLTWQKGMDVLAWVLDDLVATGARLALLGSGDAGLERAFRDAAVRHPGRIGVRIGYDEALSHLLQGGADAILIPSRFEPCGLTQLYGLAYGCVPVVARTGGLADTVIDANEAALSAGVATGIQFAGVSTESLKRALHRTTTLYADAQAWRMMQLNGMAADFSWDHSGLRYADLYRSLLGD, encoded by the coding sequence ATGACCACCACCGTCCTGTCCGTCGCCTCGGAGGCGTATCCGCTCGTCAAGACCGGGGGGCTCGCCGATGTCGTCGGCGCGCTCCCCGCCGCGCTCGCCGCGCACGGGGTGCAGGTCACCACGCTGATCCCCGGCTTCCCCGCGGTCGCGCGTGCGATCGACGGGGCGGAGGCGGTGCATCACTGGCCCGATCTGCTTGGCGCACAGGCATGGCTGCGGCGTGGCGAGGTCGACGGCCACCCCCTGCTCGTCCTCGACGCGCCCGAATTCTTCATGCGCGAAGGGCCGCTCTACACCGATATCGGTGGCAAGGACTGGCCCGACAACTGGCGCCGTTTCGCCGCCCTCGGCCGCGCCGCCGCCGATCTCGCCTCGGGCGCGGTGCCCGGCTTCCGTTTCGACATCCTGCACGCGCATGACTGGCAGGCGGCGATGGGCCCGGCCTATCTGCGCCTCGCGCCCACCGGTACGGACATCGCCAGAAGCGTGATGACCGTGCACAACATCGCGTTCCAGGGCGCGTTCGACGCCTCGATCTTCTTCGAACTCGGCCTGCCGCATGGCAGCTTCTCATTGGATGGCGTCGAATATTACGGCCAGGTCGGCTTTCTGAAGGGCGGACTCGAATCCGCCGATGCCATCACCACGGTCAGCCCGACCTATGCGCAGGAAATCCACGGCCCCGATTTCGGCATGGGGCTCGACGGTCTGATCCGCTCGCGCGTCGGCCGCGTCCACGGCATCGTCAACGGCATCGACCCTGCGGTGTGGAACCCGGCGAACGACGCCGCGCTTGCCCAGCGCTTCACCGCCGACACGCTCGACACCCGCATCGCCAACAAGCGCGCGGTGGAGGCGGCGTTCGACCTCGAACCCGGCGAAGGTCCCATCTTCACCGTGGTCAGCCGCCTGACCTGGCAAAAGGGCATGGACGTGCTCGCCTGGGTGCTCGACGATCTCGTCGCCACCGGTGCGCGGCTCGCCCTGCTCGGCTCGGGCGATGCCGGGCTGGAACGTGCGTTTCGCGACGCGGCCGTTCGCCACCCGGGCCGCATCGGCGTGCGCATCGGCTATGACGAGGCCTTGTCCCACCTGTTGCAGGGCGGCGCCGACGCCATCCTGATCCCGTCGCGCTTCGAACCTTGCGGCCTGACCCAGCTTTACGGCCTTGCCTATGGCTGCGTCCCCGTCGTCGCGCGCACCGGCGGCCTTGCCGATACGGTGATCGACGCCAACGAGGCGGCGCTGTCCGCCGGCGTTGCGACGGGCATCCAGTTCGCCGGCGTTTCGACGGAGTCCCTCAAACGCGCGCTGCACCGCACAACGACGCTCTATGCGGACGCCCAAGCGTGGCGCATGATGCAGTTGAACGGGATGGCCGCCGATTTCTCATGGGATCACAGCGGCCTGCGTTACGCCGACCTTTATCGATCGCTTTTGGGGGACTGA
- the glgB gene encoding 1,4-alpha-glucan branching protein GlgB encodes MKPPATAIQALIEGRNADPFALLGPHAGPGGTFLRALVPGAQAVAVFDLAGDPLGDLACVDPNGLFEGVVDGDPQPVKYRAQGHGAEWWITDPYSFGPVLGPIDDLLMGEGTHRRLYDKMGAHLIEHQGARGVHFAVWAPNAERVSVVGDFNDWNGARHVMRRRNDVGVWEIFLPDIGAGRAYKFEIVGPGGTRQPQKADPFAFAAELRPHTASITTAPLSHEWQDDAHRAAWAQVDPRRVPMSIYEVHAGSWDRDENGWYLTWDALADKLIPYVVEMGFTHIEFLPISEHPYDPSWGYQTTGLYAPSARFGDHEGFARFVDGAHQAGIGVLLDWVPAHFPTDAHGLSHFDGTALYEHEDPRQGFHPDWNTAIYNFGRREVASYLVNNALFWPERYHVDGLRVDAVASMLYRDYSRKAGEWVPNEQGGRENWEAVEFLRDVNREVYGQHPGVFTIAEESTAWPGVSAPAYAGGLGFGFKWNMGFMHDTLKYMALEPIHRRHHHGSILFGLHYAFDENFVLPLSHDEVVHGKGSLLTKMAGDDWQKFANLRAYYAFMWGYPGKKLLFMGQEFAQREEWSEERALDWHLRCSHAHEGVRNLVRDLNRLYRDTPALHARDCEPEGFEWLVSDDADQSVFAWLRKAPGAAPVAIIANMTPVARAPYRVPLPVDGHWREIINSDAHHYWGSGLGNLGGVEAKDGAAWVTLPPLATVMLQLETDKDAQ; translated from the coding sequence GTGAAACCACCCGCCACCGCCATTCAGGCGCTGATCGAAGGGCGCAACGCCGATCCCTTCGCGCTGCTCGGTCCCCATGCGGGGCCCGGCGGCACGTTCCTGCGCGCGCTCGTGCCGGGCGCGCAGGCGGTGGCGGTGTTCGACCTGGCCGGCGATCCGCTCGGCGACCTCGCCTGCGTCGATCCGAACGGCCTGTTCGAGGGGGTCGTCGACGGCGATCCGCAACCGGTGAAATACCGTGCGCAAGGGCACGGCGCCGAATGGTGGATCACCGATCCCTACAGCTTCGGCCCCGTGCTTGGCCCCATCGACGACCTGTTGATGGGAGAGGGCACGCACCGCCGTCTCTACGACAAGATGGGCGCGCACCTGATCGAGCATCAGGGCGCCCGTGGCGTCCATTTCGCCGTCTGGGCTCCCAATGCGGAGCGCGTGTCGGTGGTCGGCGACTTCAACGACTGGAACGGCGCCCGCCACGTCATGCGTCGCCGCAATGACGTCGGCGTGTGGGAGATCTTCCTGCCCGACATCGGCGCCGGCCGCGCCTACAAGTTCGAGATCGTCGGCCCCGGCGGCACCCGCCAGCCGCAAAAGGCCGACCCCTTCGCCTTTGCCGCCGAACTTCGCCCCCACACCGCCTCGATCACCACCGCGCCCTTGTCGCATGAATGGCAGGACGACGCCCACCGCGCCGCCTGGGCCCAGGTCGATCCCCGCCGCGTGCCGATGAGCATCTACGAGGTGCACGCAGGCTCCTGGGATCGCGACGAAAATGGCTGGTATCTCACCTGGGATGCGCTTGCCGACAAGCTGATCCCCTATGTGGTCGAGATGGGTTTCACCCATATCGAATTCCTGCCGATCAGCGAACACCCGTACGACCCGAGCTGGGGCTATCAGACGACCGGCCTCTACGCGCCGTCCGCCCGTTTCGGCGACCATGAGGGGTTCGCCCGCTTTGTCGACGGCGCGCATCAGGCGGGCATCGGCGTGCTGCTCGACTGGGTACCCGCGCACTTCCCCACCGACGCGCACGGCCTGTCGCATTTCGACGGCACCGCGCTCTACGAGCATGAGGACCCGCGCCAGGGCTTCCACCCCGACTGGAACACCGCGATCTACAATTTCGGCCGGCGCGAGGTGGCGAGCTACCTCGTCAACAACGCGCTGTTCTGGCCGGAACGCTATCATGTCGACGGCCTGCGCGTCGATGCGGTCGCCTCGATGCTGTACCGCGATTATTCGCGCAAGGCCGGCGAATGGGTGCCCAACGAACAGGGCGGCCGCGAGAATTGGGAAGCGGTGGAGTTCCTGCGCGACGTCAACCGAGAAGTGTACGGCCAGCATCCCGGCGTGTTCACCATCGCCGAGGAATCGACCGCATGGCCGGGCGTTTCCGCCCCCGCCTATGCCGGCGGCCTCGGCTTCGGGTTCAAGTGGAACATGGGCTTCATGCACGACACGCTGAAGTACATGGCGCTGGAGCCCATCCATCGCCGCCACCATCACGGGTCGATCCTGTTCGGCCTCCACTACGCCTTTGACGAGAATTTCGTCCTGCCGCTCAGCCATGACGAGGTTGTCCATGGCAAGGGGTCGCTGCTCACCAAGATGGCGGGCGACGACTGGCAGAAATTCGCGAACCTGCGCGCCTATTACGCCTTCATGTGGGGCTATCCCGGCAAGAAGCTGCTGTTCATGGGCCAGGAATTCGCCCAGCGCGAGGAATGGTCGGAGGAGCGTGCCCTCGACTGGCATCTGAGGTGCAGCCACGCGCATGAGGGCGTGCGCAATCTGGTGCGCGACCTCAACCGGCTTTACCGCGACACGCCCGCGCTGCATGCCCGCGATTGCGAGCCGGAGGGGTTCGAATGGCTGGTGTCGGACGATGCGGACCAGTCGGTCTTCGCCTGGCTGCGCAAGGCGCCCGGCGCCGCGCCCGTCGCGATCATCGCCAACATGACGCCGGTGGCCCGCGCGCCCTACCGCGTGCCGCTGCCCGTGGACGGACACTGGCGCGAGATCATCAATTCGGATGCCCATCACTATTGGGGGTCGGGGCTCGGCAATCTTGGCGGGGTGGAGGCGAAAGACGGCGCCGCCTGGGTCACGCTGCCGCCGCTCGCCACGGTGATGCTGCAGTTGGAAACGGACAAGGATGCGCAGTGA
- a CDS encoding DNA-3-methyladenine glycosylase family protein — translation MGLSAEQIRDSMDALAAIEPAIAAALQRVGYPEPRIRERGYGTLLRTIIGQQVSVASANAVWLKLSTVLGNPEDPAILAAASDEQLRAAGLSRQKASYARSLAEEVTSGRLDLADLPADDEEAIAQLVRVKGIGRWSAEVYLLFAEGRTDIWPAGDLAVQVEIGRILGHDVRPSEKLTRALAENWRPHRGALAIFTWHHYGAGPDAAPV, via the coding sequence ATGGGGCTGAGCGCCGAGCAGATCCGCGACAGCATGGATGCGCTCGCCGCGATCGAACCGGCGATCGCCGCCGCGCTGCAACGGGTCGGCTACCCCGAACCCCGTATCCGCGAACGCGGCTACGGCACCTTGCTGCGCACCATCATCGGCCAGCAGGTCTCCGTCGCCTCCGCCAATGCGGTCTGGCTGAAACTCTCCACCGTCCTCGGCAACCCGGAGGACCCGGCCATCCTCGCCGCCGCCAGCGACGAGCAACTCCGCGCCGCCGGCCTGTCGCGCCAAAAGGCCAGCTATGCCCGCAGCCTTGCCGAGGAGGTGACCAGCGGCCGGCTCGACCTGGCCGACCTGCCCGCCGACGACGAGGAAGCGATCGCGCAGCTCGTCCGCGTGAAAGGCATCGGCCGCTGGTCGGCAGAGGTCTACCTGTTGTTCGCAGAGGGCCGCACCGACATCTGGCCGGCGGGCGACCTGGCGGTACAGGTCGAGATCGGCCGCATCCTCGGCCATGACGTGCGCCCGTCCGAAAAACTCACCCGCGCCCTTGCCGAAAACTGGCGCCCCCATCGCGGCGCACTGGCGATCTTCACCTGGCATCATTACGGCGCCGGGCCCGATGCCGCCCCGGTCTGA
- a CDS encoding 2Fe-2S iron-sulfur cluster-binding protein, translated as MAKLIVVTREGEEREIEGQAGFSVMEVIRDGGIDEILALCGGCCSCATCHVHVDPAFADKLPPIGPDEDDLLDSTSDRDAFSRLSCQLPFGPAFDGMRVRIAAED; from the coding sequence ATGGCCAAGCTTATCGTCGTCACGCGCGAGGGGGAAGAACGCGAGATCGAAGGGCAGGCCGGTTTTTCGGTGATGGAAGTGATCCGCGACGGCGGGATCGACGAGATCCTGGCGCTGTGCGGCGGATGCTGTTCGTGCGCGACGTGCCATGTGCATGTCGACCCGGCCTTTGCCGACAAGCTGCCGCCGATCGGGCCGGATGAGGACGACCTGCTGGATTCGACCAGCGATCGCGACGCGTTTTCGCGGCTGTCGTGCCAGTTGCCGTTCGGGCCGGCGTTCGACGGGATGCGGGTGCGGATCGCGGCGGAGGATTGA
- the glgC gene encoding glucose-1-phosphate adenylyltransferase — protein MDLRRGQPLARDAMAYVLAGGRGSRLMELTDTRAKPAVYFGGKARIIDFALSNAINSGIRRIGVATQYKAHSLIRHLQRGWNFLRDERNESFDILPASQRISEFQWYEGTADAVYQNIDIIESYAPEFMVILAGDHVYKMDYELMLQQHCDSGADVTVACLEVPRMEAVAFGVMHVDESDRIIDFVEKPADPPAIPGNPDIALASLGIYVFSTRFLFEQLRRDADTPGSARDFGKDIIPYLVQHGKAQAHRYSASCVRSSGEPGAYWRDVGTVDAYWEANIDLTDVVPQLDLYDRSWPLWTYSEITPPAKFVHDVDGRRGSAVASLVAGDCIISGASIHRSLLSTGVRAHSFAMLDEAVVLPQVHVGRGSRLRRVIVDRGVRIPDGLVVGDDPVLDAQRFRRTEKGVCLITQPMIDRLGG, from the coding sequence ATGGATTTGAGGCGCGGACAACCACTGGCACGCGATGCGATGGCCTATGTTCTCGCCGGCGGCCGTGGCAGCCGCCTGATGGAGTTGACCGATACGCGCGCCAAGCCGGCGGTGTATTTCGGCGGCAAGGCGCGGATCATCGATTTCGCGCTGTCGAACGCGATCAATTCGGGCATCCGCCGCATCGGCGTCGCGACGCAATACAAGGCGCATTCGCTGATCCGCCATCTGCAGCGCGGCTGGAACTTCCTGCGCGACGAACGCAACGAAAGCTTCGACATCCTGCCCGCCTCGCAGCGGATCAGCGAGTTCCAATGGTATGAGGGCACCGCCGACGCGGTGTACCAGAATATCGACATCATCGAGAGCTACGCCCCCGAATTCATGGTCATCCTGGCAGGCGATCACGTCTACAAGATGGACTATGAGCTGATGCTCCAGCAGCATTGCGACAGCGGTGCCGACGTCACCGTCGCCTGTCTGGAGGTGCCGCGGATGGAGGCGGTCGCCTTCGGCGTGATGCATGTCGACGAAAGCGACCGGATCATCGATTTCGTCGAGAAGCCGGCCGATCCGCCCGCCATTCCCGGCAATCCGGACATCGCGCTGGCCTCGCTCGGCATCTACGTCTTCTCGACGCGCTTCCTGTTCGAACAGCTTCGCCGCGACGCCGACACCCCCGGCTCCGCCCGCGACTTCGGCAAGGACATCATCCCCTACCTCGTCCAGCACGGCAAGGCGCAGGCGCACCGCTACTCCGCCTCCTGCGTCCGCTCCAGCGGCGAACCCGGCGCCTACTGGCGCGACGTCGGCACCGTCGACGCCTATTGGGAAGCCAACATCGACCTCACCGACGTCGTGCCCCAACTCGACCTCTACGACCGTAGCTGGCCGCTCTGGACCTATTCGGAGATCACGCCGCCCGCCAAGTTCGTGCACGATGTCGACGGCCGCCGCGGCTCCGCGGTCGCCAGCCTCGTCGCCGGCGACTGCATCATCTCGGGCGCGTCGATCCACCGGTCGCTGCTGTCCACCGGCGTGCGGGCCCACAGCTTCGCCATGCTGGACGAGGCGGTGGTGCTGCCCCAGGTCCATGTCGGCCGTGGCTCGCGCCTGCGCCGGGTGATCGTCGATCGCGGCGTGCGCATCCCTGACGGCCTCGTCGTCGGCGACGATCCCGTCCTCGACGCACAGCGTTTTCGTCGCACGGAAAAGGGCGTGTGCCTCATCACCCAGCCGATGATCGACCGTCTGGGCGGATGA